Proteins encoded within one genomic window of Bradyrhizobium sp. CB1717:
- the ppc gene encoding phosphoenolpyruvate carboxylase, with product MSLQTIPSDATEHRPNRPEDAQALEADARLRDDIRLLGRILGDTVRDQEGADVFDLVERIRQTSIRFHRDEDRLARRELEQILDSMSTSETVRIVRAFSYFSHLANIAEDQNNIRQMRARSAARETGARGGSGVLAETLAHAKAAGIGPDQLRTFFKTALVSPVLTAHPTEVRRKSTMDREMEIAGLLDRRERVALTADEAAASDEQLRREVLTLWQTNLLRRTKLTVLDEVGNGLSFYDYTFLREVPRLVNVLEDRLEEGEQAAGELASFLRMGSWIGGDRDGNPFVTADVMRGTLRLQSSRVMQFYLNELHVLGAELSIAAHLADVSEELRTLAERSPDTSPHRSGEPYRLAVSGIYARLTATAEALEVEITRRPVGKGRPYESVRELQADLDVLHRSLISNNARVIARGRLRLLRRAVDCFGFHLARLDIRQNSAVHERTIAELMDAANPGMSYLALGEEARISLLTNELRSTRSLVSPFVKYSDETMGELNVFHAAAEAHAKFGSDAIPQCIISMCKGMSDMLEVAVLLKEVGLVHPSGRSAINIVPLFETIEDLQASSGIMDRMLSLHDYRRLVDSRGSVQEVMLGYSDSNKDGGFVTSGWELYKAEIGLVEVFERHHVRLRLFHGRGGSVGRGGGPSYDAIIAQPGGAVNGQIRITEQGEIISSKYSNAEVGRNNLEILAAATLEASLLHPRQSAPRREYLVAMDELSNLAFKAYRGLVYETEGFVDYFWASTVINEIATLNIGSRPASRKKTRAIEDLRAIPWVFSWAQCRLMLPGWYGFGSAVEQWIAEHPQQGMPFLKELYKEWPFFRMLLSNMDMVLAKSSIAIASRYAELVPDEALREKIFGRIRREWHSCIETLLDIMGQDRLLQGNPLLERSVRHRFPYLDPLNHVQVELLKEHRAQNPDEQVLRGIQLTINGISAGLRNTG from the coding sequence ATGTCCCTCCAGACCATACCATCCGACGCCACTGAGCATCGCCCCAACCGCCCTGAGGACGCCCAGGCGCTGGAAGCGGATGCCCGGCTGCGCGACGACATCCGTCTGCTCGGGCGCATCCTGGGCGACACGGTGCGCGACCAGGAGGGGGCCGATGTGTTCGACCTGGTCGAGCGTATCAGGCAGACCTCGATCCGGTTCCACCGCGACGAGGACCGGCTCGCCCGCCGGGAGCTCGAGCAGATCCTCGACAGCATGTCGACCTCCGAGACGGTGCGGATCGTGCGCGCCTTCAGTTATTTCTCCCACCTTGCCAACATCGCCGAGGACCAGAACAACATCCGTCAGATGCGTGCCCGCAGCGCCGCCAGGGAGACTGGAGCGCGCGGCGGCTCCGGCGTGCTGGCGGAGACGCTGGCGCACGCCAAGGCGGCGGGCATCGGCCCCGACCAGCTCCGCACTTTCTTCAAGACCGCGCTCGTCAGCCCGGTCCTGACCGCGCACCCGACCGAGGTCCGCCGCAAGAGCACCATGGACCGCGAGATGGAGATCGCTGGCCTGCTCGATCGCCGCGAGCGCGTCGCGCTGACCGCGGACGAGGCCGCCGCCAGCGACGAGCAGCTCCGCCGCGAGGTGCTGACGCTGTGGCAGACCAACCTCCTGCGCAGGACCAAGCTCACCGTGCTCGATGAGGTCGGCAACGGCCTGTCGTTCTATGACTACACCTTCCTGCGCGAGGTGCCGCGGCTCGTCAACGTGCTGGAAGATCGGCTGGAAGAGGGCGAGCAGGCGGCGGGCGAGCTCGCCTCGTTCCTGCGCATGGGCAGCTGGATCGGCGGCGACCGCGACGGCAATCCCTTCGTCACCGCCGACGTCATGCGCGGCACGCTGCGGCTGCAGTCGAGCCGGGTGATGCAGTTCTATCTGAACGAGCTGCACGTGCTCGGCGCGGAACTGTCGATCGCGGCCCACCTGGCCGACGTATCCGAGGAGCTGCGCACGCTGGCGGAGCGCTCGCCGGACACTTCACCGCACCGGAGCGGCGAGCCCTATCGCCTCGCCGTGTCAGGCATCTATGCGCGCCTCACCGCGACGGCCGAAGCGCTCGAGGTCGAGATCACGCGCCGGCCGGTCGGCAAGGGCAGGCCTTACGAGAGCGTAAGGGAGTTGCAGGCCGATCTCGACGTGCTGCACCGTTCGCTGATTTCCAACAACGCCCGCGTCATCGCCCGCGGCCGGCTGCGGCTGCTCCGCCGCGCGGTGGATTGCTTCGGCTTCCATCTGGCGCGGCTCGACATCCGCCAGAACTCGGCGGTTCACGAGCGCACCATTGCCGAGCTGATGGACGCCGCCAATCCCGGCATGTCCTATCTCGCGCTCGGCGAGGAGGCGCGCATCTCGCTGCTCACCAACGAGCTGCGCTCGACGCGTTCGCTGGTCTCGCCCTTCGTCAAATACAGCGACGAGACCATGGGCGAGCTCAATGTCTTCCATGCGGCCGCGGAGGCGCATGCGAAGTTCGGCTCGGACGCCATTCCCCAATGCATCATCTCGATGTGCAAGGGCATGTCCGACATGCTCGAGGTCGCGGTGCTCTTGAAGGAGGTCGGCCTCGTCCATCCCTCCGGGCGCAGCGCCATCAACATCGTGCCGCTGTTCGAGACCATCGAGGATCTGCAGGCCTCCAGCGGCATCATGGACCGCATGCTGTCGCTGCACGATTACCGCCGCCTCGTCGACAGCCGCGGCAGCGTGCAGGAGGTCATGCTCGGCTATTCCGACTCGAACAAAGATGGCGGCTTCGTCACTTCGGGCTGGGAGCTCTACAAGGCCGAGATCGGCCTCGTCGAAGTGTTCGAGCGTCACCACGTCCGTTTGCGCCTGTTCCACGGCCGTGGCGGCTCGGTTGGCCGCGGTGGCGGGCCGAGCTATGACGCCATCATCGCGCAGCCTGGCGGCGCTGTGAACGGCCAGATCCGCATCACCGAGCAGGGCGAGATCATCTCGTCGAAATATTCCAACGCCGAAGTCGGCCGGAATAATCTGGAGATCCTGGCCGCCGCGACGCTCGAAGCAAGCCTGCTGCATCCGCGCCAGAGCGCGCCGCGCCGCGAATATCTGGTCGCGATGGACGAGCTTTCGAATCTCGCCTTCAAGGCCTATCGCGGCCTCGTCTACGAGACCGAAGGCTTCGTCGATTACTTCTGGGCCTCCACAGTCATCAATGAGATCGCGACGCTTAACATCGGCAGCCGCCCGGCCTCACGCAAGAAGACCCGCGCGATCGAGGACCTTCGCGCGATCCCCTGGGTGTTCTCATGGGCGCAATGCCGCCTGATGCTGCCGGGCTGGTACGGTTTTGGCAGCGCGGTCGAGCAGTGGATCGCGGAGCATCCGCAACAGGGCATGCCGTTCCTGAAAGAGCTCTACAAGGAATGGCCGTTCTTCCGCATGCTGTTGTCGAACATGGACATGGTGCTCGCGAAAAGCTCGATCGCGATCGCCTCGCGCTATGCCGAGCTCGTGCCTGACGAAGCCTTGCGCGAAAAAATCTTCGGCCGCATCCGCCGCGAATGGCATTCCTGCATCGAGACGCTGCTCGACATCATGGGCCAGGACCGGCTGCTCCAGGGCAACCCGCTGCTGGAGCGCTCGGTGCGCCACCGCTTCCCCTATCTCGACCCGCTCAACCACGTGCAGGTCGAGCTATTGAAAGAGCATCGCGCGCAGAATCCCGACGAGCAGGTGCTGCGCGGGATTCAGCTGACGATCAACGGCATCTCGGCGGGATTGAGGAATACGGGGTAG
- a CDS encoding DUF2380 domain-containing protein, translating to MRHGFLLRAVTTAGLFLGSNLVSDASAATAGHALAVSVDDFIYIDTSNEPTDQTAAHEKRLRAFMTALRDDVTADRRFELVPSPCASNCPTDGPALRDRLRAASQAGTQILIIGIVHKMSTLVQIARTAAIDVTSQRVVFRKYFQFRGDNDEAWQRAERFVSEEVRARLLESRSQQ from the coding sequence ATGCGCCACGGCTTCCTCTTGCGCGCTGTTACCACAGCCGGTCTGTTCCTGGGATCCAACCTCGTCTCAGATGCATCTGCCGCGACCGCCGGCCACGCGCTGGCTGTCTCCGTCGACGATTTCATTTATATCGACACGTCGAATGAGCCCACCGATCAGACGGCCGCGCATGAAAAGCGATTGCGGGCTTTCATGACCGCGCTGCGGGACGACGTCACGGCAGACCGCCGCTTTGAGCTGGTGCCGTCGCCCTGCGCATCAAATTGTCCGACCGACGGACCGGCGTTGCGCGATCGGCTGCGCGCGGCGTCACAGGCCGGCACGCAGATTCTGATCATCGGTATCGTTCACAAAATGAGCACGCTGGTGCAGATAGCGAGGACTGCTGCCATCGATGTAACATCCCAGCGCGTCGTGTTCCGGAAATACTTCCAGTTCCGCGGCGACAATGACGAGGCATGGCAGCGGGCGGAGCGCTTTGTATCTGAAGAGGTCCGCGCCCGGCTGCTTGAAAGCAGATCGCAGCAATAG
- a CDS encoding DUF1629 domain-containing protein — MVYALGSLPTLGHYSNQETLDGDVFKIEVADKTPDAGFDANTAATYPARQGRPILPDHVFTKVEWQESGPVPDVETVRGLLVVSDRFREIVEKFEPGVHQFLPLDYVDGHGAVLAKRHVFVACNRIDSVDRAHTTMILSKGLWVPARDLVRRKQEIPPGIDVNAEPKLVFNNAQIGGRHAWSDIFLPLYGPYLSDPLAMALEAEQFTGIALGKQESV; from the coding sequence ATGGTTTACGCTCTGGGATCGCTGCCCACGCTGGGACACTATTCCAACCAAGAGACGCTCGACGGCGACGTGTTCAAGATCGAAGTGGCGGACAAGACGCCGGATGCCGGGTTCGACGCGAATACGGCCGCCACCTATCCGGCTCGCCAAGGTCGCCCGATCCTGCCGGACCACGTCTTCACCAAGGTGGAGTGGCAGGAAAGCGGTCCGGTGCCGGACGTCGAAACGGTGCGTGGCTTGCTCGTAGTGTCCGATCGTTTTCGCGAGATCGTCGAAAAATTCGAGCCGGGTGTCCATCAATTCCTACCGCTCGACTATGTCGATGGTCATGGAGCTGTTCTCGCCAAGCGGCACGTCTTCGTTGCATGCAACCGGATTGACAGTGTTGATCGCGCGCATACGACGATGATTCTATCTAAGGGACTTTGGGTTCCGGCGCGCGATTTAGTTAGGCGGAAGCAAGAAATTCCGCCCGGAATTGATGTCAATGCTGAGCCGAAGCTCGTCTTCAATAACGCGCAGATCGGCGGCAGGCATGCGTGGAGCGATATCTTTCTGCCCCTCTATGGCCCCTACCTATCCGACCCTTTGGCCATGGCTCTCGAGGCCGAGCAGTTTACCGGCATTGCGCTGGGAAAACAGGAATCGGTCTGA
- a CDS encoding YccF domain-containing protein, giving the protein MTPVSILLNILWILIGGAWMAFGWLVAAVIMAVTIIGLPWARAAFNIAVYTLLPFGSRAVSRYEVTGVEDIGTGPLGVIGNIIWFVLAGWWLALGHLVTALVLAITIIGIPFAWAHLKLAGIALWPIGKVIVPA; this is encoded by the coding sequence ATGACCCCCGTCTCCATCCTGCTCAACATCCTCTGGATCCTCATCGGCGGCGCCTGGATGGCGTTCGGCTGGCTGGTGGCCGCGGTCATCATGGCCGTCACCATCATCGGCCTACCCTGGGCGCGGGCGGCGTTCAACATCGCCGTCTACACGCTGCTGCCATTCGGCTCGCGAGCGGTCAGCCGCTACGAGGTTACCGGTGTCGAGGATATCGGCACCGGCCCGCTCGGGGTGATCGGCAACATCATCTGGTTCGTGCTGGCCGGCTGGTGGCTAGCGCTCGGCCACCTCGTGACTGCGCTAGTGCTCGCGATCACCATCATCGGCATTCCCTTTGCCTGGGCCCATCTGAAGCTCGCCGGCATCGCGCTCTGGCCGATCGGCAAGGTGATCGTGCCGGCGTGA
- a CDS encoding acyl-CoA synthetase, whose amino-acid sequence MSEASNFLGIVSGDRRRSHTEVTNRADRIASGLATIGVRQGDCVCMLMRNDIAFLEAAYAAMRLGAYGVPINWHFKPEEINYILNDTGTSVLIGHADMLHALRDAVPEGVTVLSVPTPPEILSNYKIDSDHLKTPDFAIDFESWLGQQQPYDGPIVPQPMNMIYTSGTTGHPKGVRRNAPTPDQQAAGERMRAMIYGLKPGARALLPGPLYHSAPNSFGIRAGKLGGALVLMPRFEAEEFLQAIERYKIDTIFMVPTMFIRLMKLPEGVRRKYDVSSLRHVIHAAAPCPADVKRAMIEWWGPVIYEFYGSTESSAVTFATSEDALKKPGTVGRISPGAELRFIGEEGRVLGVGEIGEIYSRMAELADFTYHNKPEKRAEIDRDGFITSGDVGYIDEDGYVFICDRKRDMVISGGVNIYPAEIESVLHAVPGVHDCAVFGIPDAEFGEALMAVVEPQAGVTLGAADVRARLKTSLADYKVPKHIEIRTGLPREDSGKIFKRRLRDPYWEQAGRKI is encoded by the coding sequence ATGAGCGAAGCGTCCAATTTCCTCGGCATCGTCTCCGGCGACCGCCGCCGTTCCCACACCGAAGTCACCAATCGCGCCGACCGCATCGCAAGCGGCCTCGCCACAATCGGCGTCCGCCAGGGCGATTGCGTCTGCATGCTGATGCGCAACGACATCGCCTTCCTGGAAGCCGCCTATGCCGCGATGCGGCTCGGGGCCTATGGCGTTCCGATCAACTGGCACTTCAAGCCGGAGGAGATCAACTACATCCTGAACGACACCGGCACGTCCGTGCTGATCGGGCATGCCGACATGCTGCACGCCTTGCGCGATGCGGTTCCTGAGGGAGTCACCGTCCTCAGCGTCCCGACCCCGCCGGAGATCCTGTCCAACTACAAGATCGATTCCGATCATCTGAAGACGCCGGACTTCGCGATCGATTTCGAATCCTGGCTCGGCCAGCAGCAGCCCTATGACGGCCCGATCGTGCCGCAGCCCATGAACATGATCTACACATCAGGCACGACAGGGCATCCCAAGGGCGTGCGCCGCAACGCGCCGACGCCGGACCAGCAAGCCGCCGGCGAACGCATGCGCGCGATGATCTATGGGCTCAAGCCCGGCGCCCGCGCGCTGCTGCCCGGTCCGCTCTATCATTCCGCACCGAACTCGTTCGGCATCCGCGCCGGCAAGCTCGGCGGCGCGCTGGTGCTGATGCCGCGCTTCGAGGCGGAGGAATTTCTGCAAGCGATCGAGCGATACAAGATCGACACCATCTTCATGGTGCCCACCATGTTCATCCGCCTGATGAAGCTGCCGGAGGGGGTCCGCAGGAAGTACGACGTCTCTTCCTTGCGCCACGTCATCCACGCCGCCGCGCCGTGCCCGGCCGACGTCAAGCGCGCCATGATCGAATGGTGGGGGCCGGTGATCTACGAATTCTACGGCTCGACCGAATCCAGCGCCGTGACCTTCGCGACCTCCGAGGACGCCCTGAAGAAGCCCGGCACCGTCGGCAGGATCTCGCCCGGCGCCGAGCTGCGCTTCATCGGCGAGGAGGGCCGCGTGCTCGGCGTGGGCGAGATCGGCGAGATCTATTCCCGCATGGCCGAGCTTGCCGACTTCACCTACCACAACAAGCCGGAGAAGCGCGCCGAGATCGACCGCGACGGCTTCATCACCTCCGGCGATGTCGGCTATATCGACGAAGACGGCTACGTCTTCATCTGCGACCGCAAGCGCGACATGGTGATATCAGGGGGCGTCAACATCTATCCGGCCGAGATCGAATCCGTGCTGCACGCGGTCCCCGGCGTGCACGATTGTGCGGTGTTCGGCATCCCCGATGCCGAATTCGGGGAAGCGCTGATGGCCGTGGTCGAGCCGCAAGCCGGCGTCACGCTCGGTGCCGCCGATGTCCGCGCACGGCTGAAGACTTCGCTGGCGGATTACAAAGTGCCCAAGCACATCGAGATCCGCACCGGGTTGCCGCGCGAAGACTCCGGCAAGATCTTCAAGCGCCGCCTGCGCGATCCCTATTGGGAGCAGGCGGGCCGGAAGATCTGA
- a CDS encoding crotonase/enoyl-CoA hydratase family protein: protein MEERVSISISEGVADVRLVRADKMNALDQAMFEALVAATDRLSKDKSVRAVVLSGEGRAFCAGLDMGRFAAMKEKGGNGIPGGENRDLTKRTHGQANFPQAAVWGWRQLPVPVIAAVHGVAFGGGFQLSLGADMRFLSADARMSVMEIKWGLVPDMAGTPILASLVRDDILRDLTYTGRIFSAQEAMSYGLATRICDDPRAAALEVAREIAGKSPDAIRAAKRLLNNLSVDPGPALLAESVEQQKLIGSANQTEAVRANLEKRAPKFAD, encoded by the coding sequence ATGGAAGAGCGCGTCTCGATCTCGATCTCGGAAGGCGTCGCCGACGTGCGCCTGGTGCGCGCGGACAAGATGAACGCGCTCGATCAGGCCATGTTCGAGGCCCTTGTGGCCGCAACGGACCGGCTTTCCAAGGACAAGAGCGTGCGCGCCGTCGTGCTCTCCGGCGAAGGCCGCGCCTTCTGCGCCGGTCTCGACATGGGGCGTTTCGCCGCCATGAAGGAGAAGGGCGGCAACGGAATTCCGGGTGGCGAAAATCGTGACCTCACCAAGCGCACGCACGGCCAGGCGAACTTTCCGCAAGCCGCGGTATGGGGATGGCGCCAGCTTCCGGTTCCCGTGATCGCGGCCGTGCATGGCGTCGCCTTCGGCGGCGGCTTCCAGCTCTCGCTCGGCGCCGACATGCGGTTCCTTAGCGCCGATGCGCGGATGTCGGTGATGGAGATCAAATGGGGCCTCGTCCCCGACATGGCGGGCACGCCGATCCTGGCCTCGCTAGTGCGCGACGATATCCTGCGCGATCTCACTTACACCGGCCGCATCTTCTCCGCGCAGGAAGCGATGTCTTACGGCCTCGCCACGCGCATCTGCGATGATCCACGCGCGGCCGCCCTCGAAGTTGCGCGCGAGATCGCGGGAAAAAGCCCCGATGCGATCCGTGCCGCGAAGCGTTTGCTCAACAATCTCTCGGTCGATCCGGGTCCTGCGCTGCTGGCAGAGTCCGTCGAGCAGCAGAAGCTGATCGGCAGTGCGAACCAGACCGAGGCGGTGCGGGCCAATCTGGAGAAGCGCGCGCCGAAGTTTGCGGATTGA
- a CDS encoding SDR family oxidoreductase — protein MFKENLLAGRRILVTGGGTGLGKSMAARFLQLGAEVHICGRRKIVCDETATELMDLYGGRVTSHGVDIRNALAVDEMIENIFRDGPLTDLINNAAGNFISRSEELSPRGFDAVANIVMHGTFYVTHAIGKRWIALKQPGNVVSITVTWVRNGSPYVVPSAMSKSAIHAMTMSLATEWGRYGIRLNTIAPGEIPTEGMSKRIKPGDEAGARTRAMNPMGRVGTMEELQNLAVFLISGGCDWINGETIAMDGAQALAMGGNFYQLRDWSDDDWKTARESIMAQNEKDRAKRG, from the coding sequence ATGTTCAAGGAAAATCTTCTGGCCGGACGGCGCATTCTCGTGACCGGCGGCGGCACCGGGCTCGGCAAGTCGATGGCGGCGCGCTTTCTGCAGCTCGGCGCCGAGGTCCATATCTGCGGCCGGCGCAAGATCGTGTGCGACGAGACCGCGACCGAGCTGATGGATCTCTATGGCGGCCGCGTCACCAGCCACGGCGTCGACATCCGCAACGCGCTCGCGGTCGACGAGATGATCGAGAACATCTTTCGCGATGGTCCCCTCACCGACCTCATCAACAACGCTGCCGGCAATTTCATCTCGCGCAGCGAGGAGTTGTCGCCACGCGGCTTCGACGCGGTCGCCAATATCGTCATGCACGGCACGTTCTACGTGACGCACGCGATCGGCAAGCGCTGGATTGCGTTGAAGCAGCCCGGCAATGTCGTGTCCATCACCGTGACCTGGGTGCGCAACGGCTCGCCCTACGTGGTGCCGTCGGCGATGAGCAAGTCGGCGATCCATGCCATGACGATGTCGCTCGCGACCGAATGGGGCCGCTACGGCATCCGCCTCAACACCATCGCGCCGGGCGAGATCCCGACCGAGGGCATGAGCAAGCGCATCAAGCCGGGCGATGAAGCCGGCGCGCGCACCAGGGCGATGAACCCGATGGGCCGTGTCGGCACCATGGAGGAGTTGCAGAACCTCGCCGTGTTCCTGATCTCCGGCGGCTGCGACTGGATCAACGGCGAGACCATCGCCATGGACGGCGCCCAGGCCCTCGCCATGGGCGGCAATTTCTACCAGCTCCGCGACTGGAGCGACGACGACTGGAAGACCGCGCGCGAGAGCATCATGGCGCAGAACGAGAAGGACCGGGCGAAGCGGGGGTGA
- a CDS encoding fatty acid--CoA ligase yields the protein MSASPKLANLADMVRERARSRGSAIAYEFEGRATSFAEFDIKTNKVANALIAMGVTKGDRIAYLGKNSDLYFELLMGAMKSGVVMAPVNWRLAGPEVAFIVSDCRAPVLFVGPEFITQVRQIKDQIPGVRTIITTEGGAPEWRDFTAWRDAQRGEDPKVPIDTKDIAIQLYTSGTTGKPKGAMLSHANFLNLVQTGNAEDKPEWNRWSTDDVSLVAMPIFHIGGSGWGVMGLYHGARGVIAREFDPTRVLDFFEQSGITKLFMVPAAMQFVVRQPRARTVDFSRLKYMLYGASPIPAALLKECIEIFKCGFVQMYGMTETTGTIVALPPEDHVEGLERMRSAGKALPGVEIAILDADGKPLPPRDVGEIATRSGSNMAGYWNLPEATAATLRGDGWLRTGDAGYMDEDGYLYIHDRIKDMIISGGENIYPAEVESALCDHPDVAEAAVIGVPDDKWGEAVKAVVVMKPGKQASAADIINFTRERIAGYKTPKSVEFLPALPRNPSGKILRRQLREPYWAGKDRRVN from the coding sequence ATGTCCGCATCACCAAAACTGGCGAATCTCGCCGACATGGTGCGCGAGCGCGCGAGAAGCCGCGGCAGCGCCATTGCCTATGAGTTCGAGGGCCGCGCCACCAGCTTTGCCGAGTTCGACATCAAAACGAACAAGGTCGCGAACGCACTCATCGCCATGGGCGTGACGAAGGGCGATCGCATCGCCTATCTCGGCAAGAACAGCGATCTCTATTTCGAGCTGCTGATGGGCGCGATGAAGTCCGGCGTGGTGATGGCGCCGGTGAACTGGCGGCTCGCGGGGCCGGAGGTCGCCTTCATCGTGTCGGATTGCAGGGCGCCGGTGCTGTTCGTCGGACCTGAGTTCATCACGCAGGTCCGGCAGATCAAGGATCAGATCCCGGGCGTGCGCACGATCATCACCACCGAGGGCGGCGCGCCGGAATGGCGGGATTTCACGGCCTGGCGGGACGCGCAGAGAGGCGAAGATCCGAAGGTGCCGATCGACACGAAGGACATCGCGATCCAGCTCTACACGTCGGGCACCACGGGCAAGCCGAAGGGCGCCATGCTCTCGCACGCGAACTTCCTCAACCTCGTGCAGACGGGCAATGCCGAGGACAAGCCGGAATGGAACCGGTGGTCGACCGACGACGTCTCGCTGGTGGCGATGCCGATCTTCCACATCGGCGGTTCGGGGTGGGGCGTGATGGGGCTCTATCACGGCGCCCGCGGCGTGATCGCGCGCGAGTTCGATCCGACCAGGGTGCTGGATTTCTTCGAGCAGTCGGGGATCACAAAGCTGTTCATGGTGCCGGCGGCGATGCAATTCGTGGTGCGGCAGCCGCGCGCGAGGACGGTCGATTTCTCCAGGCTGAAATACATGCTGTACGGCGCCTCCCCCATTCCGGCGGCGCTGCTGAAGGAGTGCATCGAGATCTTCAAATGCGGCTTCGTGCAGATGTACGGCATGACCGAGACCACGGGCACCATCGTCGCACTGCCGCCGGAAGATCACGTCGAGGGGCTCGAGCGGATGCGCTCGGCCGGCAAGGCACTACCGGGCGTCGAGATCGCGATCCTGGATGCGGACGGCAAGCCGTTGCCGCCGCGCGACGTCGGCGAGATCGCAACGCGCTCGGGCTCCAACATGGCGGGCTACTGGAACCTGCCGGAGGCGACCGCCGCGACGCTGCGCGGCGACGGCTGGCTGCGCACGGGTGATGCCGGCTACATGGACGAGGACGGCTATCTCTACATCCACGACCGCATCAAGGACATGATCATCTCCGGCGGCGAGAACATCTATCCGGCCGAGGTCGAGAGCGCGCTGTGCGACCATCCAGATGTCGCCGAAGCCGCCGTGATCGGCGTGCCCGACGACAAATGGGGCGAAGCGGTGAAGGCGGTGGTGGTGATGAAGCCCGGCAAGCAGGCGAGCGCCGCCGACATCATCAACTTCACCCGCGAGCGCATTGCCGGCTACAAGACACCGAAGAGCGTGGAGTTCTTGCCGGCGCTGCCGCGCAATCCAAGCGGCAAGATTTTGCGGCGGCAGTTGCGCGAGCCGTATTGGGCGGGGAAGGATCGACGGGTGAATTGA
- a CDS encoding acyl-CoA dehydrogenase family protein, whose protein sequence is MDFSLPADLVAYLGELDRFIEREIKPLEAADDNIRFFDHRREWARTDFENGGLPRHEWEALLRKAKDLADAAGHLRFPVPKQYGGKDGSNLWMAVIREHFAAKGLGLHNDLQNEHSIVGNFPVVTMLDRYGRDDQKAMIDGSIRGKYRITFGLTEPHHGSDATHMETRAVPATRDNVKGWIINGEKMWTTGMHVATHCALFARTSGNDGDARGITCFLVPAKSHGVKVEEYMWTFNMPTDHPRVSFTDVFVPEDAQFGEVGRGLSLAQCFVHQNRIRQAASSLGAAVYCINESVKYARERKPFGRALAENQAIQFPLVELATQAEMLRLLIRKTAWEMDQLTEEQIERTLSDRVSMCNYFANRLCCESADRAMQVHGGMGYSRHKPFEHIYRHHRRYRITEGSEEIQMRKVAGFLFGYMGPGKH, encoded by the coding sequence ATGGATTTCTCATTGCCTGCCGACCTCGTCGCCTATCTCGGAGAGCTCGACCGCTTCATCGAACGCGAGATCAAGCCGCTGGAGGCGGCCGACGACAACATCCGCTTCTTCGACCACCGCCGCGAATGGGCGCGTACCGATTTCGAGAATGGCGGCCTGCCGCGTCATGAATGGGAAGCGCTGCTGCGCAAGGCCAAGGATCTCGCCGACGCCGCCGGGCATCTGCGCTTTCCGGTGCCGAAGCAATATGGCGGCAAGGACGGCTCCAATCTCTGGATGGCCGTGATCCGCGAGCATTTCGCTGCCAAGGGCCTCGGCCTGCACAACGATCTCCAGAACGAGCATTCCATCGTCGGCAATTTCCCCGTCGTCACCATGCTCGACCGCTACGGCCGCGACGACCAGAAGGCGATGATCGACGGCTCGATCAGGGGCAAGTACCGCATCACGTTTGGCCTGACCGAGCCGCATCACGGCTCGGACGCCACCCACATGGAGACGCGCGCGGTGCCCGCGACCCGCGACAACGTCAAGGGCTGGATCATCAACGGCGAGAAGATGTGGACCACCGGCATGCACGTCGCAACGCACTGCGCGCTGTTCGCGCGCACCAGCGGCAATGACGGCGATGCCCGCGGTATCACCTGCTTCCTGGTGCCGGCAAAGAGCCATGGCGTCAAGGTCGAGGAATACATGTGGACCTTCAATATGCCGACCGACCATCCACGCGTCAGCTTCACCGACGTGTTCGTGCCTGAGGATGCTCAGTTCGGCGAGGTCGGCCGCGGCCTGTCCTTGGCACAGTGCTTCGTGCACCAGAACCGCATCCGTCAGGCCGCGAGCTCGCTGGGCGCGGCCGTTTACTGCATCAACGAGAGTGTCAAATACGCGCGCGAGCGAAAACCGTTCGGCAGGGCGCTCGCCGAGAACCAGGCGATCCAGTTCCCGCTGGTCGAGCTTGCGACGCAAGCCGAGATGCTGCGCCTGTTGATCCGCAAGACCGCCTGGGAGATGGACCAGCTCACCGAGGAGCAGATCGAGCGCACGCTCTCCGACCGCGTCTCCATGTGCAACTATTTTGCAAACCGCCTCTGCTGCGAATCCGCCGACCGCGCCATGCAGGTCCACGGCGGCATGGGCTATTCACGCCACAAGCCGTTCGAGCATATCTACCGCCACCACCGCCGCTACCGCATCACCGAAGGCAGCGAGGAGATCCAGATGCGCAAGGTGGCGGGGTTCTTGTTCGGCTATATGGGGCCGGGGAAGCACTAG